One part of the Truepera radiovictrix DSM 17093 genome encodes these proteins:
- a CDS encoding carbohydrate ABC transporter permease: MSRAGSVTVYPTQARAYKRNARLQSALIYLLMALVLVIILFPFVWMILTSFRNQIANTSPVPVWFFTPTLENYRNVIQRNDFLFFTWNSLVVATLSTLLGLVLGLPAAYSIARFKQNGLALAILIARLTPYITYLVPWYLAFRALGLIDTYVALTLTHLIVGMPLIIWIMISFFEDVPTELEEAAFVDGSSRLGVFFRIVLPLAAPGVVAASILAFIFSWNQFLFSLILSGPNTRPVPVAVFNFISYGQIDFGGLGAAAVLITLPVILLTLVIQRYIVSGLTMGAVKG; the protein is encoded by the coding sequence ATGAGTCGAGCAGGCTCCGTGACCGTCTACCCCACGCAGGCGCGCGCTTACAAGCGCAACGCGCGCCTGCAAAGTGCGTTGATCTACCTGCTGATGGCGCTCGTGCTGGTGATCATCCTGTTCCCGTTTGTCTGGATGATCCTGACGAGCTTTCGCAACCAGATCGCCAACACGAGCCCCGTGCCGGTGTGGTTTTTTACGCCGACGCTCGAGAATTACCGCAACGTGATCCAGCGCAACGATTTTTTGTTCTTCACCTGGAACTCGCTCGTCGTGGCGACCCTCTCGACGCTGCTCGGGTTGGTACTGGGGCTCCCCGCCGCCTACTCGATCGCCCGCTTTAAGCAAAACGGCCTCGCTCTAGCCATCCTCATCGCGCGGCTCACGCCGTACATCACCTACTTGGTGCCCTGGTACCTGGCCTTTCGCGCGCTCGGGCTTATCGACACCTACGTTGCGCTGACCCTCACCCACCTGATCGTCGGGATGCCACTGATTATCTGGATCATGATCTCGTTTTTCGAGGACGTGCCCACCGAACTCGAGGAAGCCGCTTTCGTCGACGGCTCGAGCCGCTTGGGGGTGTTTTTTCGCATCGTCTTGCCGCTAGCTGCCCCCGGCGTCGTCGCGGCCAGCATCCTGGCCTTTATCTTTAGCTGGAACCAGTTTCTGTTTTCGCTCATCCTCTCGGGCCCCAACACCCGCCCCGTACCGGTGGCGGTGTTTAACTTTATCTCTTACGGCCAGATCGACTTCGGCGGCCTCGGGGCGGCGGCGGTTTTAATCACCCTGCCCGTCATCTTGCTGACCTTGGTGATCCAGCGCTACATCGTCTCGGGGTTGACGATGGGGGCGGTGAAGGGCTGA
- a CDS encoding SDR family NAD(P)-dependent oxidoreductase has product MADADERRRPLDSEFVMPSLRLDGQVALVTGGSRGLGLGVALALAHAGADLALAARTASELGTAAELVRRTGREALTLPTDVSSVAAVRGAVQRTAEHYGRLDILVNAAGINVRKPAAALSEEEWERVMAVNLKGAFFAAQAAAETMRAQGRGKIINVGSLSFEIVVPNIALYAASKGGLRQMTRALALEWAKDGICVNAIAPGRFWTAMTDAVFSDPEGYQSAVSVIPQGRPGVPADLAGAAVLLASAASDYITGQTIVVDGGWLISGGTLA; this is encoded by the coding sequence ATGGCGGACGCGGACGAACGGCGCCGCCCCCTAGACAGCGAGTTCGTCATGCCGAGTTTGCGCCTAGACGGCCAGGTCGCGCTGGTCACGGGCGGGAGCCGCGGCCTCGGTTTGGGCGTCGCGCTGGCGCTCGCGCACGCGGGCGCCGACCTCGCGCTCGCGGCGCGCACCGCGTCTGAGCTGGGGACCGCCGCCGAGCTGGTGCGCAGGACGGGGCGGGAAGCGCTGACTTTGCCGACCGACGTGAGCAGTGTAGCGGCGGTGCGGGGGGCGGTGCAGCGGACCGCCGAGCACTACGGGCGCCTCGACATCCTGGTGAACGCGGCCGGCATCAACGTCCGCAAACCGGCCGCGGCACTCTCCGAGGAGGAGTGGGAGCGCGTGATGGCGGTGAACCTCAAGGGCGCCTTTTTCGCCGCGCAGGCCGCCGCCGAGACGATGCGCGCGCAGGGGCGGGGCAAGATCATCAACGTAGGCTCGCTCTCGTTTGAGATCGTGGTGCCCAACATCGCCCTCTACGCGGCCAGCAAGGGGGGGCTGCGGCAGATGACGCGGGCGCTGGCGCTCGAGTGGGCGAAAGACGGGATCTGCGTCAACGCCATCGCCCCCGGACGGTTTTGGACCGCCATGACCGACGCGGTCTTCTCCGACCCCGAGGGCTACCAAAGCGCCGTGAGCGTTATTCCCCAGGGGCGCCCCGGGGTACCGGCCGACCTCGCGGGGGCGGCCGTGCTGCTCGCCTCCGCGGCGTCGGACTACATCACCGGTCAAACCATCGTCGTCGACGGCGGTTGGCTCATCTCGGGGGGGACGCTCGCATGA